The Pollutimonas sp. M17 sequence ATGAGCACCACCTGATGATCGGCATGCGCGCTCTGCGCCGCGCCGGCAATGGCCACCACGTTGTCCAGGCTCATGACGAAATCGGCCAGGATAATGGTCTTGATGGCCGACATCAGCGAACTGCCGCCCTGGATGTCATCGGTTCCGTCCTCGCCGACCATGAGTTTCACGCCTATCCACAGCAGCAGCGCTCCGCCGACCAGCTTGACGAAAGGAAGCGCCAGCAGGGTCAGCGCAAAGATGATCAGCACGACCCGAAGCGCGATCGCCCCGCCCGTGCCCCACAAGATGCCTTGCATGCGGCGCTCCGCCGGCAGATTGCGACAGGCCAGTGCAATCACGACGGCGTTGTCCCCGCCCAGCAAAACATCTACCATGATGATCTGGAATACGGTTATCCAGCTTAGGTTCTCCAAAAACTCCATCACCCCGGCTCCATAGAAAAGAGGGCATGCGGGCGTGACAGAGCGTCCGCAAGCTTGATCGCATTACGATATATTTCCAATCCTACATCCAGGCTTGCGGCAGAATCGGGAATACCCATGCCGCCGCCCTGGGAATTCCTGGAGCCGCACAACGAATGAATCCGCTATTGCAAGGGCTGTCCGCTTTTCCGATCACTCCCGCCAGTCCCGAGGGCGTCGTGGACACCCAGGCGCTGGGCATGCTGGTGACCCGCCTTCGCGAGGCTGACGTCGACTCCATCTGTGTACTGGGCAGCACGGGCACGTATGCCTACCTCAGCCGCCCCGAAAGGCGCCGCGCCATCCAGGCGGCGGTGTCCCTTGCCGGCCCGGTTCCCGTCATGGCGGGCATCGGCGCCCTGCGCACCGACGACGTCCTGGCATTGGGCCGAGAGGCTCAGGAAGCCGGCGCCGCAGCGGTGCTGCTGGCCCCCGTTTCCTATACGCCCCTGTCGGACGACGAAGTGTTCGGGCTCTTCGAAACCGTAGCCGCAGAGCTGGACATTCCCATTTGCATCTACAACAATCCCGGCACCACCCACTTTACATTCAGCCTCGACCTCATCGGCCGGCTCAGCGCCCTGCCAGGCATCATCGGCGTCAAGAATCCCGTGCCCGATCCCGCAAAGGTCGTCCAACAGCACGCCGCCCTGAAGGCGCGGGTGCCGGCCGACTTTTCGCTGGGCTATAGCGGCGACTGGAACGCGTCGGAAGCCCTGCTTGCAGGAGGGCAGGCCTGGTACAGCGTGGCCGCCGGCCTTTTCCCGCGGCAATGCCTGGCCATCGTGCGCGCCGCGCAGGCCGGCCAGGCCGACCTGACGCGGTCGCTGAACGAGGCGATGGAGCCTTTGTGGGCGCTTTTCCGCCAGCTTTCCAGCCTGCGCGTCATGTATGCCGCCGCCCATTGCCTGGACTTGACCCGCTGCAATCCGCCGCTGCCCATCCTGCCCCTGTCCAGGCAAGACCGCGAGCGGGTGCGGGCCGTTGTGGAAACATTGGCCGACTTCAACCCATGCCCCATCAAGGCGTAATCCGCCGTTTCATCTAGCCCATACCATGCTGCCCACCCTTACCGCATTGCAAGAATCGCTGGCCAGCGGCCAGCTCACCTCGCTGGACCTGACCCAGGCCGCCCTGGCGCGCATCGACGATGCCTCCGGCGAAGGCGCCCGCGCCTTCACCCGGGTCTATCATGATCAGGCGCGGGCCGCGGCCCAGGCCTCCGACATCCTGAGGGCCGCCGGCCTGGCACGCTCCCCCATCGAAGGGCTGCCGATTTCCATCAAGGATCTCTTCGACGTCGCCGGCGAAACAACGCTGGCCGGCTCCACGGTGTTGAAGGCGGCGCCGGCGGCCGCCGGCAGCGCCGTGGTGGTGCAGCGGCTGCTCGGTGCCGGCGCCGTCCTTGTCGGCAAGACCAACATGACCGAATTCGCGTTCTCGGGGCTGGGGCTCAACCCGCATTACGGCACCCCCGCCAGCCCCTGGGACCGCACCGCCGGACGGATTCCCGGCGGCTCCTCGTCGGGCGCCGGCGTCTCGGTGGCCGACGGCATGTCCGTCGCGGCCATAGGCACCGACACCGGCGGCTCGGTACGCATACCGTCCGCATTCTGCGGACTCGCCGGGTTCAAGCCCACCGCCCGCCGCGTGCCCGGCCAGGGCGCTCTGCCGCTGTCCTTCAGCCTGGACTCCATCGGCCCGTTGGCCGCTTCGGTATCCTGTTGCGCAACACTGGACGCCATACTCTCAGGCCAGCCGCTCCGGCCGGATCCGGCGCCCGACCCGGCCCGCCTGCGCTTCGCCGTCCCCGCCTCGCTTGTGCTGGATGGAGCCGACGATCATGTATCGACCGTCTTTCAGCACACGCTGCGCGAGATCCGCCGCCTCGGCGCCCAGGTCGACACGGTCGACTTTCCCGAATTCCAGCAATTGGCCCATATCAACCGCCTTGGGGGCCTGGTATGCGCCGAGGCCTGGGCCTGGCACAAGGATCTGCTGCAAGACCATGCCGCGCAGTACGACCCGCGCGTCGCATCGCGCATCGCGCGCGGAAAGGATATGTCGGCCGCCGACTATATCGAACTGACGCAGGCCCGGCCTGAATGGATCGCCGCGGTACAGGCGCGGTTGCGCCATTACGACGCTTTGCTGATGCCCACCGTTCCCGTCATTGCGCCGACCATTCAATCTTTGCAGGCCTCGGACGAGGCCTACTTCAAGGCCAATGCGCTGATCTTGCGCAATCCGACCCTGATCAACTTCCTGGATGGCTGCGCACTGTCCATCCCCTGCCATCCGGACGGCGCCGCGCCCGTCGGCCTGATGATCGCCGGGCCCGCCATGCGCGATGCCCATATACTGCGCGTGGGCAGGGCGCTCGAATCCGCCCTGGGGCCGTCGCGGGCCTGAGCGCATTTACAAAATACCCATGGCTCCGGGCGGCGTCGGGCGGACCCAGCCGTTAAAATAGCGGGCTTATCGAAAAATCTCGCCTGAAAGGAAAAACGTGAGAAAAGTTGTACGCGGCAAACTACACGGCATACGGGTCACCGGCGCCGACCTGGACTATCACGGTTCCATTACCCTGGATCCCGACCACTGCGAAGCCGCCGGCATACTCCCCATGGAGTTCGTGGACATCTGGAACAAGAACTCCGGCGCGCGCATCAGCACTTATGTCATCTATGGCGAGCGCGGCTCGCGCTGCTGCATCCTTAACGGCGCGGCGGCCCGCACCTGCCAGCGCGGCGACGAAATCATCATCTGCAACTCGGTGTACGTGACCGAGCGCGAAATCGAAGAGATCAAACCGGCCATTCTTACCTTCAATCCCGACAACTCCATCAACGAACGCCTGGGCTACAGCGTGGCGCGCGACGAGCAAGACCGCCTGACGTTCGAAATCGTCAAGTTCGACTGAGCCGCCGTCCAGCCATCGAAGCGCCGTGGCGCGGCCTACCGCCCACGCATAGGCCGCGCATAAAAAAACGCCTTGCCGGCATTGTCACTGCCGGCAAGGCGTTCTGGTTTACGAGGCATCAATCCAGCGAGATCTTCGCCTTGGTGGCCACGCCCTTCCATTTGGTGATTTCCTCCTGGACGAAGCTGCGCAGCTCGTCAGGGCTTGAACCTATGGTATCGGCGCCCAGATCGGCAAGGCGCTGCTGCACCGCCGGGTCTTGCAGCACCTTGGCAAATGCGGCGGACAGGCGATCCAGAATGTCCTGGGGCGTGCCGGCCGGTGCGAAGATCGCATTCCATTCGTACGATGCATAGCCGGCCAGGCCTTCCTCGGCGATGGTCGGAACCTCGGGCAGCAGCTTGGTCCGCTCCGTGCCGCCCACCGCGATGGCGCGCAGCTTGCCGCTCTTGATGTGCGTCCACGAAGAGCCCAGG is a genomic window containing:
- the panD gene encoding aspartate 1-decarboxylase — encoded protein: MRKVVRGKLHGIRVTGADLDYHGSITLDPDHCEAAGILPMEFVDIWNKNSGARISTYVIYGERGSRCCILNGAAARTCQRGDEIIICNSVYVTEREIEEIKPAILTFNPDNSINERLGYSVARDEQDRLTFEIVKFD
- a CDS encoding TerC family protein is translated as MMEFLENLSWITVFQIIMVDVLLGGDNAVVIALACRNLPAERRMQGILWGTGGAIALRVVLIIFALTLLALPFVKLVGGALLLWIGVKLMVGEDGTDDIQGGSSLMSAIKTIILADFVMSLDNVVAIAGAAQSAHADHQVVLIIFGLLVSVPIIIWGSTVLLKLLDRFPIIVTLGAGLLGWIAAGMLITDVAVVNRFGPVDGPARMAIEIGGALFVVAVGYWLGTRRNAGVQTERESA
- a CDS encoding dihydrodipicolinate synthase family protein → MNPLLQGLSAFPITPASPEGVVDTQALGMLVTRLREADVDSICVLGSTGTYAYLSRPERRRAIQAAVSLAGPVPVMAGIGALRTDDVLALGREAQEAGAAAVLLAPVSYTPLSDDEVFGLFETVAAELDIPICIYNNPGTTHFTFSLDLIGRLSALPGIIGVKNPVPDPAKVVQQHAALKARVPADFSLGYSGDWNASEALLAGGQAWYSVAAGLFPRQCLAIVRAAQAGQADLTRSLNEAMEPLWALFRQLSSLRVMYAAAHCLDLTRCNPPLPILPLSRQDRERVRAVVETLADFNPCPIKA
- a CDS encoding amidase; this translates as MLPTLTALQESLASGQLTSLDLTQAALARIDDASGEGARAFTRVYHDQARAAAQASDILRAAGLARSPIEGLPISIKDLFDVAGETTLAGSTVLKAAPAAAGSAVVVQRLLGAGAVLVGKTNMTEFAFSGLGLNPHYGTPASPWDRTAGRIPGGSSSGAGVSVADGMSVAAIGTDTGGSVRIPSAFCGLAGFKPTARRVPGQGALPLSFSLDSIGPLAASVSCCATLDAILSGQPLRPDPAPDPARLRFAVPASLVLDGADDHVSTVFQHTLREIRRLGAQVDTVDFPEFQQLAHINRLGGLVCAEAWAWHKDLLQDHAAQYDPRVASRIARGKDMSAADYIELTQARPEWIAAVQARLRHYDALLMPTVPVIAPTIQSLQASDEAYFKANALILRNPTLINFLDGCALSIPCHPDGAAPVGLMIAGPAMRDAHILRVGRALESALGPSRA